A portion of the Cryptomeria japonica chromosome 5, Sugi_1.0, whole genome shotgun sequence genome contains these proteins:
- the LOC131075512 gene encoding uncharacterized protein LOC131075512 isoform X2 encodes MVDALTICETGFKAPTECDLRGPILSQLVNDVKKELDEQHHIWSTKGCTIMTDGWTDRRNRTLLNFLVSYAGGIVFIKSIDVSTHCKNATYLCEQIEEVIDEENVVQVVTDNATNYVDAEHDYSRMW; translated from the exons atggttgatgcccttaccatatgcgagacagggttcaaagcccctactgagtgtgatttgaggggacccattttgtctcaattggtgaatgatgtgaagaaAGAATTAGATGAACAACACCatatatggagcactaaaggttgcaccatcatgactgatggttggacggataggagaaatagaactctccttaattttcttgtttcttatgcag ggGGCatcgttttcatcaagtccattgatgtttccacccattgcaagaatgccacttacctatgtgagcagatagaggaggtgattgatgaggagaacgtggtacaagTGGTAACCgataatgcaacaaattatgttgatgcgg